GCTGGCCGAGGCCAAGGCCAGCATCAACCGCCGCTTCATCGGGCAGGGCCCCGTGGTGGATCTCGTGCTGGGGGCGATGCTCTGCGGCGGGCATGCGCTGCTGGTGGGCCTGCCGGGCCTTGGCAAGACGCGTCTGGTGGATACGCTGTCCACCGTGATGGGCCTTCAGGGCAGCCGCATCCAGTTCACCCCCGATCTGATGCCCGCCGACATCCTCGGCTCCGAGGTGCTGGAGACGGCCCCCGACGGCGGCCGCGCCTTCCGCTTCGTCGAAGGGCCGATCTTCTGTCAGCTGCTTCTGGCCGATGAGATCAACCGCGCCAGCCCGCGCACCCAGTCGGCGCTGCTTCAGGCCATGCAGGAGCGCGAGGTGACGGTGGCGGGTCGGCATCGCCCCCTCGGCCCACCGTTCCACGTTCTGGCCACCCAGAACCCGATCGAGCAGGAGGGCACCTATCCCTTGCCCGAAGCGCAGCTCGACCGTTTCCTCGTGCAGGTCGATGTCTCCTATCCCGACCGGGAGACGGAGCGCGCGATCCTGCTGGCCACGACCGGCGCCGCCGACGATCAGGTCCATCCCGTGTTCACCGCCGGGGAACTGGTGGCCGCGCAGGCGGTGCTGCGGCGCATGCCGGTGGGCGATGCGGTGATGGAGGCGATCCTCGATCTGGTGCGCGCCTGCCGCCCCGATCAGCCCGAAGGCGCGGCGCTGGCCGACCGGTTGGCATGGGGGCCGGGCCCGCGCGCGGCGCAGGCGCTGATGCTGATGGTGCGGGCGCGCGCGCTGCTGAGCGGGCGGCTTGCCCCGTCGGTCGCCGATGTCGCGGCGATGGCGCAGCCGGTGCTGATCCACCGCATGGCGCTGTCCTTTGCCGCCCGCGCCCGCGGCGAGACGCTGGCCGGGGTGATCGCGGCCACGCTGGACCGGGTTGCGCCGGGCCGGGCGGCTTGAGCGCGCTCGCCCCCCGCGCCGAGGCCCTTGGCGGGGCGCTGCCGCCGCTTCTGGCGGCCGCCGAGCAATTGGCCCAGACCGTGATGCTGGGCGAACATGGGCGGCGCCGCGCGGGCAATGGCGATGAATTCTGGCAGTACCGCGCCGCCGGGGCGGGGGATGGCAGCCGTATGATCGACTGGCGCCGCTCGGCGCGGACGGACGGGCATTTCGTGCGCGAACGCGAATGGCAGGCGGCGCAAAGCGTGCTCTTCTGGGTCGATCGTGGCCGCTCGATGGATTTCGCGGGCGGTGCGGATCGCCCGCCCAAGGGGGAACGGGCGCAACTTCTGGCGCTGGCGCTGGGCGTTCTGCTGCTGCGCGGGGGGGAACGGGTGGGCCTGCCGGGCCTGCCCGCCCGTCCGGGCCGCGCGCAGGTGCTGCGGCTTGCGGCGGCCTTGGCGGCCGAAGGGGCCGAGGATCACGCCGCCCCCGATCTGGCGCAGGTGCCGATGCATGGGCGGGTGGTGCTGATCTCGGACTTCCTCGGCTCGCTCGGCCCGATCGAAGGGGCGATGGCGCGGGCTGCGGCCCGCAACGCGCCGGGCGTTCTTTTGCAGGTGCTGGACCCGGCCGAGGAGAGTTTTCCCTTCGATGGCCGCACGATCTTCGAATCCATGGCTGGCGGAACGCGGTTCGAAACGCGCGAGGCGCGCGGCCTGCGCGACGCCTACCTGTCCCGTCTGGCCGAGCGGAAGGCGCAACTGGCCGACCTTGCCCGCGCCTCGGGGTGGATGTTCCGCACGCATCACACGGGCGAGGGGCCGCAGCCCGCGCTCCTCTGGCTCTATCGCGCTTTGGAGAGGCGATGATGTGGACGCTCGGCCCGATCGGGTTCACCGCGCCGCTGGTCCTGCTGGGGCTGGTGCTGCTGCCGCTCCTGTGGGTGCTGCTGCGGGCCGTGCCGCCCGCGCCGGTGCGCCGCCGCTTTCCGGGGGTGGCGCTGCTGCTGGGCCTGACCGACCGCGAAACGGCGGCCGATCGCACGCCGTGGTGGCTGATGGCGCTGCGCATGGCGGCGCTGGGGGCGGTGATCCTCGGCTTTGCGGGGCCGGTGCTCAACCCCGCGCCGGGCGCGCCGGATGATACGCCGCTGTTGGTGGTGGTGGATGGCAGTTGGGCCGATGCGCCCGATTGGCCCCGCCGTATCGCCCGCGCCGAACAGGCGATGACCGAAGCGGGCCGCGCCGATGCGCCCGTGGCCCTGATCCGCGCGACCGAGGCCCCGGCGTCCGTCTCCTTCCGCCCGGCCGAGGCGGTGATCCCGCAACTGCGCGGCGCAGAGCCGAACCCTTGGGCCCCGCGCTTTGCCGATTGGGCCGCCGCGCTGCCCGAGGGGCCGTTCCGCACGCTCTGGCTGTCGGATGGGATCGATCATCCGGGCCGCGCCGATCTCGTGGCCGCGCTGGAAGATCGCGGCGCGCTGACCGTGATCGAGGTGCCGAACCCCCTCGTCGCCCTGCGCCCCCCCGCGCTGGAGGGGGAGGGCCTGCGCATCACCGCCGCCCGTCTGCCGGTCTTTACCCGCACCACGGCCGATGTGCAGGCGATCGGCGCCGATCCGTCGGGGGCCGAGCGGGAGTTGGGGCGCCTGACGCTCGATTTTCCACCGAACGCGGCAGAGGCGACGGGCGTGCTGACCCTGCCGCCCGAAATGCGCAACCGCGTCACGCGCCTGCAGGTGGCGGGGATGCGCAGCGCGGCCTCGGTCCAGTTGGCCGACGATGCGCTGCGCCGGCGCGAGGTGGCGCTGATCGGCGATGCCGCCCCGAACGAGACGGCGCAGCTTCTCTCGCCGCTCTTCTATCTGCATCGGGCGCTGGAACCGTCGACCGACCTGATCGAAGGGCGGCTTCAGGACATGCTGCCCGCCAATCCCGATGTAATCGTGCTGGCGGGCACCGGGCAGCTTGCCCCCGCCGAAGCCGCCGATCTTCAGGCATGGGTGGAGGGCGGGGGCCTTCTGCTGCGCTTTGCCGGCCCGCGCATGGCCGCGCGCCCGCCCGCAGCCGACGATCCCCTGATGACCGTGCGCCTGCGCGCGGGCGGGCGCGCCCTCGGCGGCGCCATGAGCTGGGGGGAGCCGCGTCGCTTGGCCCCGTTCGAGGATGGATCGCCCTTTGCGGGTCTGTCGGTGCCGTCCGATGTGACCGTGACCGAGCAGGTGCTGGCCGAACCCGCGCCGGACCTTGCCGACCGCACCCTCGCCGCGCTGGAGGATGGCACCCCGCTCGTCACCCGCAAGGCGCTGGGGCAGGGGCAGGTCGTGCTGTTCCATGTCACCGCGAATGCCGAATGGTCGAACCTGCCGCTGTCGGGGCTCTTCGTGCAGATGCTGGAGCGGCTGACGGTGGTGGCGGGCCGATCCATGGCGGAGCCTGCGGATCTGGCGGGAACCGTCTGGACGCCGGAGCGGCTGCTCGATGCCTTCGGCACCGCCGGGCCGCCGGGGGCCGAGGCCGGGATCGAGGGCGCGGCGCTGGCGACCACGCCGCTTTCGGCGGCGCTGCGTCCGGGCCTCTATGATGGCGGGGGGCGGCAGGCGGCGCGCAACGTGCTGCTGGACACCACCCCGCTGGAGGCCGCCGTCTGGCCCGACGGGCAGGCCGTGGCCGATATGGACGCCGCGCCCGCCCGCGCGCTGAAGGGGCCGCTTCTGGCGCTTGCGCTCGCGGCGCTGCTGATCGACGTTCTGGCCGCGCTTGCGGTCGGCGGGCGGCTTCGGCGCGGGGCGGCGATGGCGATTGCCGGGCTTGTGATGCTGACCGCCCCGCCCGAGGCGCAGGCGCAGGACGACCGTGCCATCGCTGCGGTGGACGAATTGCGCCTTGCCTTCGTGCGCACCGGCGATGCCGAGGTGGACCGCATCTCCGAAGCCGGGCTGCGGGGGCTGTCGCTGCAACTGGCCAGCCGCACCTCGGTGGAGCCGGGGGAGCCGATGGGCGTCGATCCGGCCACCGATGAACTGGCCTTCTTTCCGTTCCTCTATTGGCCCGTGACCGGGCAGGAGGCGGGGTTGTCCGCCGCCGCCACCGAACGGGTGAACGCCTATCTGCGCACCGGGGGCATGATCCTCTTCGACACGCGCGATGCCGATATGGCGGGCCTGTCCGGTGGCACCGAAGCGGGGCGCGCCCTGCAGCGGCTGACCGCCGGCCTCGACATCCCGCCGCTGGAGCCGGTGCCCTCCGATCATGTGCTGACGCGCACCTTCTATCTGTTGCAGGATTTCCCGGGCCGTCAGGTCGGCCCCGTCTGGGTCGAAGCCGCCGCCCCCGAGGCCGAGGCGGCGGGCGGTCAGCCGTTCCGCACCCTCAATGACGGGGTGACGCCGGTGATCATCGGCGGCAACGACTGGGCCGCCGCTTGGGCCAGCGATGCCTATGGCGCCCCGCTCCTGCCCGTGGGGCGCGGCTATGGCGGGGAGCGTCAGCGCGAGATCGCGGTGCGCTTCGGGATCAACGTCGTGATGTATGTGCTGACCGGCAACTACAAGAACGATCAGGTGCATGTACCCGCATTGCTGGAAAGGCTGGGGAATTGAGCGGTTTCGTCATCTTCGACCCTCTCGTTCCGTGGTGGGCGATCGGCGCGGCGGCGGCGGTTGCGCTGGCGCTGACGGGGCTGGCGCTGTGGCGCGGCCTGCCCGGATGGTGGCTGCGGGGGCTGTCGCTGGCGGTGATCCTCGCTGCGCTGTGCGGCCCCTCGCTGCAGCGCGAGGAACGCACTCCGCTGCCCGACATCGTGATCGCCGTCGTCGATGACAGCGCGAGCCAGCAGCTGTCGGACCGCGCGGCGCAGACGGCGGCCGCGCTGGCGCGCCTGCAATCGGAGATCGCGGCCCTTCCGCGCACCCGGCTGCGCGTCGTCCATGTGGGCGATGCGCCGGAGGATGGCGGCACGCGCCTGATGACCGCCCTTGCCGATGCCGTCGCCGAAGAGCCGCGCGCCCGCGTGGCGGGGGCGTTCCTCATCTCGGACGGGCAGGTGCATGACGTGGACATGGCCCCCGATCTGCCCGCCCCGCTGCACCTGCTGCAAACGGGCCATGCCGCCGATTGGGACCGGCGGCTGGTCGTGACCCATGCCCCCGCCTTCGCCATCATCGGCGAAGAAGTCCGCCTGACCCTGCGCATCGACGACGAGGGGGCCGTCCCCGAGGCGGCAGGCCAGACCGCGCGCCTGACGCTGACCTTCGGGACCGAGGCGCCGGTGGTGCTGGACGTGCCCGTGAACGAGGATCTGGAACTGCCCGTCACGCTGCCCCATGGCGGGATGAACGTGCTTCAAATGACGGTCGATCCCGCGGCGGGGGAGATCACCGACCGCAACAACACCCGCATCGTGCAGATCAACGGCGTGCGGGACCGGCTGCGCGTGCTGCTGGTCTCCGGCGAGCCGCATGCGGGGGAGCGTGTCTGGCGCAACCTTTTGAAATCCGACCCGTCGGTGGATCTCGTGCATTTCACGATCCTGCGCCCGCCGGAAAAGCAGGACGGCGTTCCGGTGTCCGAACTGTCGCTGATCGCCTTTCCCACGCGCGAATTGTTCATGGACAAGATCGACGAGTTCGATCTGATCATCTTCGACCGGTACCGCCTGCGCGGCATCCTGCCCTCGCTCTATCTGGAGAATGTGCGCGATTACGTCCGCCGCGGCGGCACGGTTCTGATCGCGGCGGGGCCGGAATTCGCCGGGGTCGAAAGCCTCGCCCGTTCCCCCTTGGGGGAGATTCTGCCCGTAACGGCGACGGGCCGCGTGCTGGAGCAGGGATTCCGCCCCACGCTGACCGATCTTGGAAAGCGCCATCCCGTGACGGCGGCGCTCGGCACGCCGGAGGATGGCTGGGGCCGCTGGTTCCGTCAGGTGGAACTGGCGCAGACCGGCGGCGAGGCGCTGATGCAGGGCATCGACGGGCGCCCGCTTCTGGTGCTGGACCGGGTGGGCGAGGGGCGGATCGCGGTCCTCGGCTCGGATCAGTTGTGGCTTTGGGGGCGCGGCTTCGAAGGGGGCGGTCCGCAGCTTGAACTGACGCGCCGCCTTGCCCATTGGATGCTAAAGGAGCCGGAACTGGAGGAAGAGGCGCTGACCGCCGTGACGGGCGGCGGCGATGTCACGGTGCAGCGCCGGACCGTGCGCACCGATCCGCCGGGGCCCTTGGTCCTGACCCACCCGGACGGCACCGAAGAGCGGCTGGCGATGCAGCCCGGCGGCGAGGGGCGCTATGCCCTGACGCTGACCGCGCCCGCGACGGGCCTTTACCGCATGGCGCAGGACGATCTGACCGGGGTCTTCGCCGTCGGCCCGCCCTCGCCGAAGGAGTTCGAGACGACGCTGGCCAGTGACGCGCGGCTGCGCCCGGTGATGGAGCCGGGGGGCGGCGGCACGCTGCGGCTGGAGGAGGCGGGAGATTTCGACATCCGCACCGTCGGCGCGGGCCGCGTGGCCGCCGGGCGCGGCTGGCTCGGCATCACCCCGCGGGAGGCGTTCGACACGGGCGAGGTGACGGTGACGCCGCTGCTGCCGGGATGGCTGTGGCTGGTGATCGCGGCCGCGCTGGCCCTTGGGGCATGGATGCGCGAGGGGAGGTTCAGGGGTCGCGGCGCATGACGACCTCGCGCGAGCGGGAGGCGAATTCCCGCCGCACGAGCGTTGCCGCCGTGATGACGGAACTGAGCATCAGCGTCCACGGCCCCATCAGCCAGCCGAGCGCCGCCAGCGCGAAATAGACCGACCGCAGGCCGCGATTGTAGCTGCGGGCGGCGGTCACGTTCAACTCGGCCGCCTGCGCGGCGCGGTGATAGGCCAACGTCTGTTCGTCGTTGGGCACCGATCCCATCAGCACCGCGCAATAGCCGAACAGGCGGTGCGACCAGATGAACTTCAGGAACGCATTGGCTAGGAACAGAAGGACGAAGATCACCTTCACCTCCACCACCACGGCCTGCGCGCGCAGGTTCAGATCGTTGGCCACAAGGATCAGCCGTTCGGGATTGCCCACCAGCGCCAGCCCCGCGCCAAGCGCCAGCATCGTGCCGGAGATGAAGAAGGATGTCGCCTGCCGCAGGCTGGTGATCACCGTGCCGTCGAGGATCTTTTGCTGGCGCGTGACGAAATGGGTCATCCAGTCGCGGCGGTAATTGGCCATCAGGATCGACATGGACGGGCGGCTGCGCGGCGGATGTTCCACCAGATAGCCGATACCCCAGAACAGCGTCACGATCAGGGTGACGGCGACGGCATCGGGCCATCCGAGTGCGCTGAGTCGGGGCAGCAGTTCCATGCCCCTGTCCTAGCACGTTCCACGGCTGCCGGAAGGGGTCTTGAAGGGGGGCGCGGGCCTTCCCACATCTCCTCTGCGCCGGTGCCATGACGGGTCGGCGCAGTACCCCGCCCCGCCTGCGAAGGGGGGCACCAAGACATCGCTTTCGGAGGATGAACATGCGTGGTTATGACTTCGCACCCCTGTACCGTGCCACCGTCGGGTTCGACCGTATCGCCGACCTGATGGACCGCGTGCTGAGCACCGACGTGCCCCAGCCGAGCTACCCCCCCTACAACATCGAAAAGACGGCCGAGAATGCGTACCGCATCTCCATCGCCGTGGCGGGCTTCACACCCGAGGAACTAACCGTGGAGGTCAAGGACAGCGCGCTGCATGTATCGGCCCGCAAGGCCGAGGATGAGGCCGAACGTCAGTTCCTGCATCGCGGCATCGCCACCCGCGCCTTCGAGCGGCGCTTCGCGCTGGCCGATCATGTCCGCGTGGACGGCGCCACGCATGAACATGGGATGCTGCATATCGACCTCGTGCGCGAGATGCCGGAGGCCCTGAAGCCCCGCCGCATCGCGATCACCGCCAGCAAACCCGCCGCCGCCATCGAGGCCTGAGGCGTGGCGCGGGCGCATCCCGGCAGGGGGTGCGCCCGGTCCCGGTCAGCTTTCGACGCGGGACACGAGGATCTTGTCGATCCGCCGATCGTCCAGATCCACCACCTCGAACCGCCACCCGTCGCGGGTGAAGGTGTCGCCCTGATCGGGCAGGCGGCGCAACTGGTTCAGCACGAGGCCGGCCACGGTTTCGTAATCGCCCGCAAGCTCCTGCGGGATGCGCAGCATCTCGCAGAACTCGTCCACCGGCATCCAGCCCGCCACGGCATAGGAGCCGTCCTCGCGCTGCTGGATCGCGGGCTCCTCGCTCACATGCTCTTGGAAGGCGCCGGTGATGGCCTCGAGGATGTCGCCGGTGGTGATGATCCCCTCGAAGCTGCCGTATTCGTCATAGACGAGCGCCATGTGATTGGGCGAGGCGCGCAGGATCTCGATCACGTTCAGCGCATCGGCGGCGTCCGAGACGACGGGCACGTCGCGCACCAGCGCCGCCACATCCACCTGCCCGCCCTGCGACAGGGCGGCGAAGGCGTCGGTGACATAGAGCACGCCGACATATTCATCCGTATCGCGTCGGCGCACCGGCAGCCGGGCACGGCCCGATTCGCGGATGATCTGAAGCGCTTCCTCGTGGTCGGCCTCCAGATCGAGGGCGATGACATCGCGCCGCTGGGTCATCAGCTGGCTGGCCTGACGGTCGGCCAGACGCATGACGCCGGTCAGCATATGGCTCTCGCCCGTCTCGATCACGCCTTCGACATGGGCCTCGGCCAGAAGGGTGCGGACCTCCTCTTCGGTGACGCGGTTCTTCTCGTCGCTCTGCACGCGCAGAAGCTTCAGCAGCATGCGGCCCGACAGATCGAGCACGAAGACCACGGGCGCTGCGATCTTCGACAGCACGTTCATCGCGGGCGCGACGCGGGCGGCCACCGTTTCGGGGTTCTTGAGGGCGATCTGCTTGGGAACCAGCTCGCCCACGATCAGCGACAGATAGGTGATGGCGACGACCACCGCGCCGACGCCGATCGTCTCGGCGGCGGGCACGTCCATCCGGGCAAGGAAGGCGCTGAACCGACCGCCCAGCGTTGCGCCCGATACGGCGCCCGACAAGACGCCCACGAGGGTGATGCCGATCTGTACGGTGGAGAGGAACCGGCCGGGATCCGCCGCAAGCCGCTGGGCGGTCTCGGCCCCGGTGCTGCCTTGTTCCGACATGGTCCTGAGCCGGGCGGGGCGGGCGGACACCACGGCCAATTCGGACATGGCCAAGGCGCCGTTGATCACGATCAGGACGACGACGATCAGAATTTCAAGGTACACTGTGTTCCCTATGGGTGGCGATCATCGGGACCACCGGTCCCGAAGAACCGTTGCCGCGCAACGGTCCACCAAAGGTAGAGGGGGGAGGGCGGCGCGTCGAGAGGAAATCTCAGCCGCCCAGACGCTCCATCCGGTGCTG
This DNA window, taken from Falsirhodobacter algicola, encodes the following:
- a CDS encoding DUF58 domain-containing protein, giving the protein MSALAPRAEALGGALPPLLAAAEQLAQTVMLGEHGRRRAGNGDEFWQYRAAGAGDGSRMIDWRRSARTDGHFVREREWQAAQSVLFWVDRGRSMDFAGGADRPPKGERAQLLALALGVLLLRGGERVGLPGLPARPGRAQVLRLAAALAAEGAEDHAAPDLAQVPMHGRVVLISDFLGSLGPIEGAMARAAARNAPGVLLQVLDPAEESFPFDGRTIFESMAGGTRFETREARGLRDAYLSRLAERKAQLADLARASGWMFRTHHTGEGPQPALLWLYRALERR
- a CDS encoding DUF599 domain-containing protein, with protein sequence MELLPRLSALGWPDAVAVTLIVTLFWGIGYLVEHPPRSRPSMSILMANYRRDWMTHFVTRQQKILDGTVITSLRQATSFFISGTMLALGAGLALVGNPERLILVANDLNLRAQAVVVEVKVIFVLLFLANAFLKFIWSHRLFGYCAVLMGSVPNDEQTLAYHRAAQAAELNVTAARSYNRGLRSVYFALAALGWLMGPWTLMLSSVITAATLVRREFASRSREVVMRRDP
- a CDS encoding DUF4159 domain-containing protein, giving the protein MWTLGPIGFTAPLVLLGLVLLPLLWVLLRAVPPAPVRRRFPGVALLLGLTDRETAADRTPWWLMALRMAALGAVILGFAGPVLNPAPGAPDDTPLLVVVDGSWADAPDWPRRIARAEQAMTEAGRADAPVALIRATEAPASVSFRPAEAVIPQLRGAEPNPWAPRFADWAAALPEGPFRTLWLSDGIDHPGRADLVAALEDRGALTVIEVPNPLVALRPPALEGEGLRITAARLPVFTRTTADVQAIGADPSGAERELGRLTLDFPPNAAEATGVLTLPPEMRNRVTRLQVAGMRSAASVQLADDALRRREVALIGDAAPNETAQLLSPLFYLHRALEPSTDLIEGRLQDMLPANPDVIVLAGTGQLAPAEAADLQAWVEGGGLLLRFAGPRMAARPPAADDPLMTVRLRAGGRALGGAMSWGEPRRLAPFEDGSPFAGLSVPSDVTVTEQVLAEPAPDLADRTLAALEDGTPLVTRKALGQGQVVLFHVTANAEWSNLPLSGLFVQMLERLTVVAGRSMAEPADLAGTVWTPERLLDAFGTAGPPGAEAGIEGAALATTPLSAALRPGLYDGGGRQAARNVLLDTTPLEAAVWPDGQAVADMDAAPARALKGPLLALALAALLIDVLAALAVGGRLRRGAAMAIAGLVMLTAPPEAQAQDDRAIAAVDELRLAFVRTGDAEVDRISEAGLRGLSLQLASRTSVEPGEPMGVDPATDELAFFPFLYWPVTGQEAGLSAAATERVNAYLRTGGMILFDTRDADMAGLSGGTEAGRALQRLTAGLDIPPLEPVPSDHVLTRTFYLLQDFPGRQVGPVWVEAAAPEAEAAGGQPFRTLNDGVTPVIIGGNDWAAAWASDAYGAPLLPVGRGYGGERQREIAVRFGINVVMYVLTGNYKNDQVHVPALLERLGN
- a CDS encoding AAA family ATPase; protein product: MADPDTLIAEIEALGARLAEAKASINRRFIGQGPVVDLVLGAMLCGGHALLVGLPGLGKTRLVDTLSTVMGLQGSRIQFTPDLMPADILGSEVLETAPDGGRAFRFVEGPIFCQLLLADEINRASPRTQSALLQAMQEREVTVAGRHRPLGPPFHVLATQNPIEQEGTYPLPEAQLDRFLVQVDVSYPDRETERAILLATTGAADDQVHPVFTAGELVAAQAVLRRMPVGDAVMEAILDLVRACRPDQPEGAALADRLAWGPGPRAAQALMLMVRARALLSGRLAPSVADVAAMAQPVLIHRMALSFAARARGETLAGVIAATLDRVAPGRAA
- a CDS encoding Hsp20 family protein, producing MRGYDFAPLYRATVGFDRIADLMDRVLSTDVPQPSYPPYNIEKTAENAYRISIAVAGFTPEELTVEVKDSALHVSARKAEDEAERQFLHRGIATRAFERRFALADHVRVDGATHEHGMLHIDLVREMPEALKPRRIAITASKPAAAIEA
- a CDS encoding hemolysin family protein, which encodes MYLEILIVVVLIVINGALAMSELAVVSARPARLRTMSEQGSTGAETAQRLAADPGRFLSTVQIGITLVGVLSGAVSGATLGGRFSAFLARMDVPAAETIGVGAVVVAITYLSLIVGELVPKQIALKNPETVAARVAPAMNVLSKIAAPVVFVLDLSGRMLLKLLRVQSDEKNRVTEEEVRTLLAEAHVEGVIETGESHMLTGVMRLADRQASQLMTQRRDVIALDLEADHEEALQIIRESGRARLPVRRRDTDEYVGVLYVTDAFAALSQGGQVDVAALVRDVPVVSDAADALNVIEILRASPNHMALVYDEYGSFEGIITTGDILEAITGAFQEHVSEEPAIQQREDGSYAVAGWMPVDEFCEMLRIPQELAGDYETVAGLVLNQLRRLPDQGDTFTRDGWRFEVVDLDDRRIDKILVSRVES